The Burkholderia ubonensis genome has a window encoding:
- a CDS encoding DUF4148 domain-containing protein, with amino-acid sequence MKRLFPAILIAVAASAPLAAQAQAEVQAQAQAQSNPPLTRAQVRAEVKALKQAGFQPSDWFYPASIVSAEAKIAREQHAGYGSDGSPSSETSH; translated from the coding sequence ATGAAGCGCCTGTTTCCCGCAATCCTCATCGCGGTAGCCGCATCCGCGCCGCTCGCCGCACAAGCGCAGGCCGAAGTCCAAGCCCAGGCGCAAGCCCAATCGAACCCGCCGCTGACGCGCGCGCAGGTCCGGGCCGAAGTGAAAGCGCTGAAGCAAGCCGGCTTCCAGCCGAGCGACTGGTTCTATCCGGCCAGCATCGTTTCAGCAGAAGCGAAGATCGCGCGCGAGCAGCATGCCGGGTACGGCAGCGACGGCAGCCCGTCGTCCGAAACCAGCCACTAA
- a CDS encoding thioredoxin family protein has protein sequence MKTVLRNLTAACLIVVTGAALAVDTPQRVAVAGAPSGDAHLPPGIAWQQGDVDAAFALAKRTGKPLLLYWGAVWCPSCNQVKSTVFSQQAFRARSSFFVPVYLDGDTESAQKVGERFKVHGYPTMILFRPDGTEVTRLPGEADLDRYMRALSLGMNAAHPVRQTLANALNEGAALTPSEWHLLADYSWDTDGALPVPPDRVAVTLQTLSQRARAAGATADAARFALKAAVVAASGAPAQAGALDKAALADALRDVLRDPPLARADSDVLVAAPARVVAYLGGEPAQRANLRGAYDAALARLSVERTLSSIDRLMALHGRVLLARGDARDGTRLDAPAPALLAAARKQIAASVQGAANVYERQALVSEAADTLTDAGLLDESDTLLKAELPRSATPYYFMSGLAANAKARGDKAAALDWYRNAYDSATGTATRLRWGATYFANAVELAPDDAARIEGIASSVLAQAGQTRDAFYGANLRALTKVVAQLTRWRNGGAHDTSVRSVVKQFDGVCGKLPAGDPQAAACAKLLQPVKA, from the coding sequence ATGAAAACCGTACTCCGGAACCTGACCGCCGCCTGCCTGATCGTTGTGACCGGCGCAGCGCTTGCCGTCGACACGCCGCAGCGCGTGGCCGTCGCGGGTGCGCCGAGCGGCGATGCGCATCTGCCGCCCGGCATCGCGTGGCAGCAGGGCGACGTCGACGCCGCGTTCGCGCTCGCGAAGCGGACCGGCAAGCCGCTGCTGCTGTACTGGGGCGCGGTATGGTGCCCGTCGTGCAATCAGGTGAAGTCGACGGTCTTCAGCCAGCAGGCGTTCCGGGCGCGCTCGTCGTTCTTCGTGCCGGTCTATCTCGACGGCGACACCGAAAGCGCGCAGAAGGTCGGCGAACGCTTCAAGGTGCACGGCTATCCGACGATGATCCTGTTCCGCCCGGACGGCACCGAGGTTACGCGGCTGCCGGGCGAGGCCGATCTCGACCGCTACATGCGGGCGCTGTCGCTCGGCATGAACGCCGCGCACCCGGTGCGGCAGACGCTCGCGAACGCGCTGAACGAGGGCGCGGCGCTGACGCCGTCCGAATGGCATCTGCTCGCCGATTATTCGTGGGATACCGACGGTGCGCTGCCGGTGCCGCCCGACCGTGTGGCCGTGACGCTGCAGACGCTGTCGCAGCGTGCGCGCGCGGCCGGCGCGACGGCGGACGCCGCGCGTTTCGCGCTGAAGGCGGCGGTGGTCGCGGCGTCGGGCGCTCCGGCGCAGGCCGGCGCGCTCGACAAGGCTGCGCTCGCCGATGCGCTGCGCGACGTGCTGCGCGATCCGCCGCTCGCGCGTGCAGATTCCGACGTACTCGTCGCGGCGCCGGCCCGCGTGGTCGCGTACCTCGGCGGCGAGCCCGCGCAACGCGCGAACCTGCGCGGCGCATACGACGCGGCGCTCGCGCGGCTGTCGGTCGAGCGCACGCTGTCGTCGATCGATCGCCTGATGGCGCTGCACGGGCGCGTGCTGCTCGCGCGCGGCGACGCACGCGACGGCACGCGGCTCGACGCGCCCGCGCCCGCGCTGCTCGCCGCTGCGCGCAAGCAGATCGCGGCGTCGGTGCAGGGCGCGGCGAACGTCTATGAACGTCAGGCGCTCGTCAGCGAGGCGGCCGACACGCTCACCGACGCCGGGTTGCTCGACGAATCCGATACGCTGCTGAAGGCCGAATTGCCGCGCTCGGCGACGCCCTATTACTTCATGTCCGGGCTTGCCGCCAATGCGAAGGCGCGCGGCGACAAGGCCGCGGCGCTCGACTGGTACCGCAACGCCTACGACAGCGCGACGGGGACCGCGACGCGGCTGCGCTGGGGCGCCACCTATTTCGCGAACGCGGTCGAGCTTGCGCCGGACGACGCGGCGCGGATCGAAGGCATCGCGAGCAGCGTGCTCGCGCAGGCCGGGCAGACCCGGGACGCGTTCTATGGCGCGAACCTGCGTGCGCTGACGAAGGTGGTCGCGCAGCTGACGCGCTGGCGTAACGGCGGCGCGCACGATACGTCGGTCCGGTCGGTGGTGAAGCAATTCGACGGCGTGTGCGGGAAGCTGCCGGCGGGCGATCCGCAGGCAGCGGCGTGCGCGAAACTGCTTCAGCCGGTGAAGGCCTGA
- a CDS encoding phosphocholine-specific phospholipase C has product MTSRRKFLQQTATAGLAGAALTAFPPSIRRALAIPAFHESGTINDVKHVVLLMMENRGFDGYFGTFKGVRGYGDRFAVPSPNGRDVFHQTYTKATPAATITPYHLDASQGNAQRAGGTPHTWADAQAAWDHGRMNRWPDAKTPLSMGYYDAAEVPFQRALADAFTLCDHYHCGMHTGTIANRLFYWSGTNGPNGVSPADGSRVKVAALNNQFNGGNDIGPSSQGWTWTTYADRLQHAGVSWKVYQSLIDNFGCNEMMSFRHWRAAIEQMPAARRPAYVASTDITQPVTAAGAFYDPTIDDALSPLAKGFGNTMPYGFLETLRDDIRTGKLPEVSWIIPPSAYSEHPGPSSPAQGAWYVQAVLDALTANPEVWSKTVLLVNYDENDGFFDHMPSPAVPSRNADGSLAGGHTLAAADVAVEYHDFAPATSSQPAADGRPYGPGPRVPMWVVSPWSRGGWVNSQVFDHTSTLLFLEKRFGVVEPQISAYRRAVCGDLTSAFNFRTPNDEPLPTLAGRTTKSAADALSAAQQAAPKITPPATPSLPAQAVGVRPSRALPYELHASAHVDGGNGTVTLKFANTGRAAAVFHVYDKLHLDRVPRRYVVEPGKALRGDWAARADDAGKYDLWVLGPTGYHRGFTGDLARLAGARAPHPEIRVGYAGASGNLHLRLRNGGGDTVRFTVKSNRAYGPLSGHGASDDHDRGADTGTTWTVAVHGGTQHELHWKLDSTGHWYDFVVTADSDPSFARRVAGRVETGRHSVSDPAMGLPERF; this is encoded by the coding sequence ATGACCTCACGCCGTAAATTCCTTCAGCAGACGGCCACTGCCGGCCTCGCCGGCGCCGCGCTGACCGCGTTTCCGCCGAGCATTCGCCGCGCGCTCGCGATTCCCGCCTTCCATGAATCGGGGACGATCAACGACGTGAAGCACGTCGTGCTGCTGATGATGGAGAACCGCGGGTTCGACGGTTACTTCGGCACGTTCAAGGGCGTGCGCGGTTACGGCGATCGCTTCGCGGTGCCGTCGCCGAACGGCCGCGACGTGTTCCACCAGACCTACACGAAGGCGACGCCCGCGGCGACCATCACGCCGTACCACCTCGATGCGAGCCAGGGCAACGCGCAGCGCGCGGGCGGCACGCCGCACACGTGGGCCGACGCGCAGGCCGCCTGGGATCACGGCCGCATGAACCGTTGGCCCGACGCGAAGACGCCGCTGTCGATGGGCTATTACGATGCGGCCGAAGTGCCGTTCCAGCGCGCGCTCGCCGATGCGTTCACGCTGTGCGACCACTACCACTGCGGGATGCACACCGGCACGATCGCGAACCGGCTGTTCTACTGGAGCGGCACCAACGGCCCGAACGGCGTCAGCCCGGCCGACGGCAGCCGCGTGAAGGTCGCCGCACTGAACAACCAGTTCAACGGCGGCAACGACATCGGCCCGTCGAGCCAGGGCTGGACGTGGACGACCTACGCGGACCGGCTGCAGCACGCCGGCGTGAGCTGGAAGGTCTACCAGAGCCTGATCGACAACTTCGGCTGCAACGAGATGATGAGCTTTCGCCACTGGCGCGCGGCCATCGAGCAGATGCCGGCCGCACGCCGGCCGGCGTACGTTGCGTCGACGGACATCACGCAGCCGGTGACGGCGGCCGGCGCGTTCTACGATCCGACGATCGACGACGCGTTGAGCCCGCTCGCGAAAGGCTTCGGCAACACGATGCCGTACGGTTTTCTCGAAACGCTGCGCGACGACATCCGCACCGGCAAGCTGCCCGAAGTGTCGTGGATCATTCCGCCGTCGGCGTACAGCGAGCATCCGGGGCCGTCGAGCCCCGCGCAGGGCGCGTGGTACGTGCAGGCCGTGCTCGACGCGCTGACCGCGAACCCGGAGGTGTGGAGCAAGACGGTGCTGCTCGTCAACTACGACGAGAACGACGGCTTCTTCGACCACATGCCGTCGCCGGCCGTGCCGTCGCGCAACGCCGACGGCTCGCTCGCCGGCGGCCATACGCTCGCGGCAGCCGACGTCGCGGTCGAATACCACGACTTCGCACCGGCCACCTCGAGCCAGCCCGCGGCCGACGGCCGCCCGTACGGCCCCGGCCCGCGCGTGCCGATGTGGGTCGTGTCGCCGTGGAGTCGCGGCGGCTGGGTCAACTCGCAGGTGTTCGACCATACGTCGACGCTGCTTTTCCTCGAAAAACGCTTCGGCGTGGTCGAGCCGCAGATCAGCGCCTATCGCCGCGCGGTGTGCGGCGACCTGACCAGCGCGTTCAACTTCCGCACGCCGAACGACGAACCGCTGCCGACGCTCGCGGGCCGCACGACGAAAAGCGCCGCCGATGCGCTGAGCGCAGCCCAACAGGCCGCGCCGAAGATCACGCCGCCCGCCACGCCGTCGCTGCCGGCGCAGGCCGTGGGCGTGCGTCCGTCGCGCGCGTTGCCGTACGAACTGCATGCGAGCGCGCACGTCGATGGCGGCAACGGCACCGTCACGCTGAAGTTCGCGAATACCGGCCGGGCGGCGGCGGTGTTCCATGTCTACGACAAGCTGCATCTCGACCGCGTGCCACGCCGCTACGTCGTCGAGCCGGGCAAGGCGCTGCGCGGCGACTGGGCCGCACGCGCCGACGACGCCGGTAAATATGACCTCTGGGTGCTCGGCCCGACCGGCTATCACCGCGGCTTCACCGGCGATCTCGCGCGGCTTGCCGGCGCACGCGCGCCGCACCCGGAGATCCGGGTCGGCTACGCGGGCGCGAGCGGCAACCTGCATCTGCGGCTGCGCAACGGCGGCGGCGACACGGTGCGCTTCACGGTGAAATCGAACCGGGCGTACGGCCCGCTGTCCGGCCACGGCGCCAGCGACGACCACGACCGCGGCGCCGACACGGGGACGACGTGGACGGTGGCGGTGCATGGCGGCACGCAGCACGAACTGCACTGGAAGCTCGACTCGACCGGCCACTGGTACGACTTCGTCGTCACCGCCGACAGCGACCCGAGCTTCGCGCGCCGCGTGGCCGGCCGCGTCGAGACGGGCCGTCACTCGGTCAGCGATCCGGCGATGGGGCTGCCCGAGCGCTTCTGA
- a CDS encoding sigma-54 interaction domain-containing protein, translated as MMNDWPRLPVDYGDVLLRAAESLFRTFEDSSAGTLIVDRDARIVWMNERYAARFGFADPQQAVGLDCEAVIPHSLMREVVSTGQPILLDIMETGREPLVVTRLPLKNEAGETVGAIGFALFDQLKTLTPIFSRYVQLQQQLLATQRSLAQARRAKYTFTSFVGTSPASLETKRQARRAAQVDSPVLLLGETGTGKELLAHAIHAASARALQPLVTVNVAAIPDALLETEFFGAAPGAYTGADRKGRVGKFELADRGTLFLDEIGDMPLPLQGKLLRVLQDKEFEPVGSNRIVRADVRIIAATSADLPALVAAGRFRADLYYRLNVLTIHAPPLRERASDIAALVYATLEELAAQHGRAAHCELTDDALRMLCAYPWPGNVRELRNTLERALMLSDRSVIDAAALASFLGPVRMTADGVPAGTRVAPLAGRSTTDAAGADAAPVASYADALAAWERQFLTDALAACDGKVTEAAARIGIGRATLYKKMTALGIDR; from the coding sequence ATGATGAACGACTGGCCCCGCTTGCCCGTCGATTACGGCGACGTGCTGCTGCGCGCCGCCGAATCGCTGTTCAGGACGTTCGAGGATTCGAGCGCCGGCACGCTGATCGTCGACCGTGATGCGCGCATCGTGTGGATGAACGAGCGCTATGCGGCGCGTTTCGGTTTCGCCGATCCGCAGCAGGCGGTCGGCCTCGATTGCGAGGCGGTGATCCCGCACAGCCTGATGCGCGAGGTCGTGTCGACTGGGCAGCCGATCCTGCTCGACATCATGGAGACGGGCCGCGAGCCGCTCGTCGTGACCCGCCTGCCGTTGAAGAACGAGGCGGGCGAGACGGTCGGCGCGATCGGCTTCGCGCTGTTCGACCAGTTGAAGACGCTCACGCCGATCTTTTCCCGTTACGTGCAGCTGCAGCAGCAACTGCTCGCGACGCAGCGCTCGCTTGCACAGGCGCGTCGCGCGAAATACACGTTCACGAGCTTCGTCGGCACGAGCCCGGCGAGCCTCGAGACGAAGCGCCAGGCGCGCCGCGCCGCGCAGGTCGATTCGCCGGTGCTGCTGCTCGGCGAAACCGGCACCGGCAAGGAGCTGCTCGCGCACGCGATCCATGCGGCGTCGGCGCGCGCGCTCCAGCCGCTCGTGACGGTCAACGTCGCCGCGATCCCCGATGCGCTGCTCGAGACCGAGTTCTTCGGAGCGGCGCCCGGCGCCTATACGGGCGCCGACCGCAAGGGGCGGGTCGGCAAGTTCGAGCTGGCCGATCGCGGCACGCTGTTTCTCGACGAGATCGGCGACATGCCGCTGCCGCTGCAGGGCAAGCTGCTGCGCGTGCTGCAGGACAAGGAATTCGAGCCCGTCGGCTCGAACCGCATCGTGCGCGCCGACGTGCGGATCATCGCGGCGACCTCGGCCGACCTGCCCGCGCTCGTGGCGGCCGGCCGCTTTCGCGCCGATCTCTATTACCGGCTCAACGTGCTGACGATTCACGCGCCGCCGCTGCGCGAGCGCGCGTCCGACATCGCGGCGCTCGTCTACGCGACGCTCGAGGAGCTCGCTGCCCAGCACGGCCGCGCCGCGCATTGCGAGCTCACCGACGATGCGCTGCGGATGCTGTGCGCGTATCCGTGGCCCGGCAACGTGCGCGAGCTGCGCAATACGCTCGAGCGCGCGCTGATGCTGTCCGACCGCTCGGTGATCGATGCGGCCGCGCTCGCGTCGTTCCTCGGTCCGGTGCGCATGACGGCGGACGGCGTGCCGGCGGGCACGCGGGTTGCGCCGCTGGCGGGCCGGAGCACCACCGATGCCGCGGGCGCCGACGCTGCGCCGGTGGCTTCGTATGCCGACGCATTGGCCGCCTGGGAGCGCCAGTTCCTGACCGACGCCCTTGCGGCGTGCGACGGGAAGGTAACCGAAGCCGCTGCACGAATCGGCATCGGCCGCGCGACGCTGTACAAGAAGATGACGGCGCTCGGAATCGACCGGTGA
- a CDS encoding GntP family permease codes for MSFVIVLAALAFLMFAAYRGYSVILFAPIAALGAVLMTEPAAVAPVFSGIFMEKMVGFVKLYFPVFMLGAVFGKVIELSGFSESIVHAAIRYIGRSRANAVIVAVCALLTYGGVSLFVVVFAVYPFAAELYRQSNIPKRLMPGAIALGAFSFTMDSLPGTPQIQNIIPTTFFKTTAWAAPALGTIGSLFIIVVGLSYLEWRRRTAMAKGEGYGTSLVNEPERVATESLPSPFLAILPLILVGVSNFALTKLIPTWYGAASYTVAPDVLPGVHTPVTTSIKTVVAIWSVEAALLLGILLVVATAFKRVSERFAAGSKAAVGGALLAAMNTASEYGFGGVIAALPGFLVVGDALKSIPNPLVNAAVSVSSLAGITGSASGGMSIALAAMSDLFIKGAQAANIPMDVLHRIVAMASGGMDTLPHNGAVITLLAVTGLTHRESYRDIFAVTIIKTLAVFFVIAVYYTTGLV; via the coding sequence TTGTCCTTCGTGATCGTCCTCGCCGCGCTGGCGTTCCTGATGTTCGCCGCATACCGCGGCTACAGCGTGATCCTGTTCGCGCCGATCGCCGCGCTCGGCGCGGTCCTGATGACCGAGCCGGCTGCCGTCGCGCCGGTCTTCTCCGGCATCTTCATGGAGAAGATGGTCGGCTTCGTCAAACTGTATTTCCCGGTGTTCATGCTCGGCGCCGTGTTCGGCAAGGTGATCGAGCTGTCCGGCTTCTCCGAGTCGATCGTCCACGCGGCAATCCGCTACATCGGGCGCTCGCGCGCGAATGCGGTGATCGTCGCGGTGTGCGCGCTGCTCACCTATGGCGGCGTGTCGCTGTTCGTCGTCGTGTTCGCGGTCTACCCGTTCGCGGCCGAGCTGTACCGCCAGAGCAACATTCCGAAGCGGCTGATGCCCGGCGCGATCGCGCTCGGCGCGTTCTCGTTCACGATGGATTCGCTGCCCGGCACGCCGCAGATCCAGAACATCATCCCGACCACGTTCTTCAAGACGACCGCGTGGGCCGCTCCGGCGCTCGGCACGATCGGCTCGCTGTTCATCATCGTCGTCGGCCTCTCGTATCTCGAATGGCGCCGCCGCACCGCGATGGCGAAGGGCGAAGGCTACGGCACGTCGCTCGTCAACGAGCCGGAGCGCGTCGCGACCGAATCGCTGCCGAGCCCGTTCCTCGCGATCCTGCCGCTGATCCTCGTCGGCGTGTCGAACTTCGCGCTCACCAAGCTGATCCCGACGTGGTACGGCGCCGCGTCGTACACGGTCGCGCCCGACGTGCTGCCGGGCGTGCATACGCCGGTGACGACGTCGATCAAGACGGTCGTCGCGATCTGGTCGGTCGAGGCCGCGCTGCTGCTCGGCATCCTGCTCGTCGTCGCCACCGCGTTCAAGCGCGTCAGCGAACGTTTCGCGGCCGGGTCGAAGGCAGCGGTGGGCGGCGCGCTGCTCGCCGCGATGAACACCGCGTCCGAATACGGCTTCGGCGGCGTGATCGCCGCGCTGCCGGGCTTCCTCGTCGTCGGCGATGCGCTGAAGAGCATTCCGAACCCGCTCGTCAACGCGGCCGTGTCGGTCAGCTCGCTTGCCGGCATCACCGGCTCGGCGTCGGGCGGCATGAGCATCGCGCTCGCCGCGATGTCGGACCTGTTCATCAAGGGCGCGCAGGCAGCGAACATCCCGATGGACGTGCTGCACCGGATCGTCGCGATGGCCAGCGGCGGCATGGACACGCTGCCGCACAACGGCGCGGTGATCACGCTGCTCGCGGTGACGGGCCTCACGCACCGCGAGTCGTATCGCGACATCTTCGCGGTGACGATCATCAAGACGCTCGCGGTGTTCTTCGTGATCGCCGTGTATTACACGACGGGGCTCGTGTAA
- a CDS encoding DedA family protein/thiosulfate sulfurtransferase GlpE, translated as MLRDLVAQYGPLLVFANVLAAAVGLPVPAMPTLVLFGAMSALHPEMIGSQLVTVLALSVLGALIGDTVWYAAGRRYGGVTLKTICRLSLSRDSCVRKTERFFGRYGVRVLAVARFIPGLSLVSVPMAGALRTRYRTFAGYDALGAALWTIVGLAAGLVFYRQIDWLFAGASRLGRAVLLVIVALLAAYAAVRWMRRRALIRQLANARIGVDELDALLQDAAAPVILDVRSDEHRKLDPFAIPGAQFADERHIGDIVARYPLTQKFVVYCSCPNEVSAALMAKRLTDAGFTDALALRGGLDAWRDTGRQLASLAEDTPAANDPVAGFHKPA; from the coding sequence ATGCTCCGTGACCTCGTCGCCCAGTACGGGCCGCTCCTCGTATTCGCCAACGTGCTGGCCGCCGCGGTCGGGCTGCCGGTGCCGGCGATGCCGACGCTCGTGCTGTTCGGCGCGATGTCCGCGCTGCACCCGGAGATGATCGGTTCGCAGCTCGTGACGGTGCTGGCGCTGTCGGTGCTGGGCGCGCTGATCGGCGATACCGTGTGGTACGCCGCCGGGCGCCGCTACGGCGGCGTCACGCTGAAGACGATCTGCCGGCTGTCGCTGTCGCGCGACAGTTGCGTGAGGAAAACCGAGCGCTTCTTCGGCCGCTACGGCGTGCGCGTGCTGGCCGTCGCCCGCTTCATTCCGGGGCTGTCGCTCGTGTCCGTGCCGATGGCGGGCGCGCTGCGCACGCGCTATCGCACGTTCGCCGGCTACGACGCGCTCGGCGCGGCGCTGTGGACGATCGTCGGCCTCGCGGCCGGGCTCGTGTTCTACCGGCAGATCGACTGGCTGTTCGCCGGCGCGAGCCGGCTCGGCCGCGCGGTGCTGCTGGTCATCGTCGCGCTGCTGGCCGCCTATGCGGCGGTGCGCTGGATGCGCCGCCGCGCGCTGATCCGCCAGCTCGCGAACGCGCGCATCGGCGTCGACGAGCTCGACGCGCTGCTGCAGGACGCCGCCGCGCCGGTGATCCTCGACGTGCGCTCCGACGAGCACCGCAAGCTCGACCCGTTCGCGATTCCGGGCGCGCAGTTCGCCGACGAGCGCCATATCGGCGACATCGTCGCGCGCTATCCGCTTACCCAGAAGTTCGTCGTCTACTGCTCGTGCCCGAACGAGGTGTCCGCCGCGCTGATGGCGAAGCGCCTGACCGACGCCGGCTTCACCGACGCGCTCGCGCTGCGCGGCGGCCTCGACGCGTGGCGCGACACCGGCCGCCAGCTCGCGTCGCTTGCGGAGGATACGCCGGCGGCGAACGATCCCGTCGCCGGCTTTCACAAGCCGGCCTGA